GAAATGTCAGTTTTCTATTTATATCCTGCAAAAGGACACTTGCAAGTACATATGCTGGAAATTATCGTCCTGAAGAGGTTGGAACACCTAAATGGAATTTTAAGGAACTGTGATATAGAATATAATGAATATACCATTGACGGAAGTATATACGATAATATTGGACATTTTATGCTGTGTGCTGCAGCTTTGttagaacaaaatgatgaactatttacttttatattagaaACTGAAATAGCATTGTTTCAAAGCAGAATAAGCTTACTTTCCGCCTACGATTTAAGACGGTTTGcaaaaaaactgttaaaatacATTAGAAAAACTGATATTGACTtagattttttaaaaccattacaAGTATTATGCCAACACTTAAATCTAAGACAAATAACTCAACACATATGTGCTGATTGCAATGCAAAATGTTCAACatataattttagaataaaattcaaattttgccTTGATTTTGTGGCAAAAAGACAGgtagaaataaaaaatggcTATGCAGTGATATCCTGTAGTATTTGGaaagattatttgtataatttatttagttttaatttaaagaataGACTGTTTAAAACTAGATTGAAGTCTATACAATGGGATCCGAGGATCAATgaattatcaaagaaaataaaaaatatggtagcttgtaaaaatatttgtgaaaaGAATATGGTTTTAAGTAATGAAATTGATAACTTGAGTGTATATTTTCCTCCATGTATGTTGAACCTACATCAACAACTAAGAACACATCATAGATTGTCACATCAACATAGATTTAACTACAGTTTATTTCTTAAAGATATCGGAATGCCAATTGATGAGGCAGTGAAATTCTGGAAGACTGAATATTTGAATATGCCAAATAGCCATAGTTGCTGTCACGATTGGaatacaaatgaaaaaaaatatgtgtatggTATACGACATATGTACGGATTAGAGGGATCTAAAAGAAATTATACCTCCAGAAACTGTCAAGTGCTGCAGAATTTGGAGAATTCATGTTCTGAAGGTGGTTGTccatttaaatgtttttcagATGAGAAAATGCAGCagctacttaaattaaataaatctgatacATCATTGTCACAAATCAAAGATCTTAGAAAAATGGAAGAATATGCAAAGGCATGTCAAGTGTTTTTGAAGAGAAACTCAGATTCAGATGTAATGATCCTAAATTTTTCACCactcaaatattacaatatagcTTTAAGAAAATAGTAgccttattttattttcattgctTGGAAAGTACAACTGggattctattaatatttttcttttacattGATCTCATctttagtatagtatagtagtattagaaatattaaattattaaatgtgtTGTAATAGCAAGTACCacaacaaatttattaaaaacttaagtgttaataataataaagctttttttttatggaacaggaggacaaatgaccatacccatgtcatatcgcccCGGAAACCCCGCAAAAGGAAGCAAATTCCATAGCTTTATAGTGtgaagaagaaagctccttgaaaaccgcactgtgggggaccgcccggacacatccagatggtggggataatatcctaacttgtggcgtgtcttgcgaaggtggaattgggcggctggaatcaggttaaacagctctttgggacactccccgtgataaatgcggtagaagacacacagtgaagcgacgtctcacGCAACAccgagtgatccagccgttcacagagcactagatccccgacaattcgagcagctctgcgttgcacgcggtctaaTGGATCGAGCTAGATACTGggttgcgccagaccagagatgacagcattactccatgtgtggccggacctgcgctttgtagatcgctagaatgtgggccggcttgaagtattgccgtgctctatttggctttgccctccagatggccacggaattggcaatcgttagagatttcaagacccagtattccgatactaggcgaggctttaagggaagttttGTCGAAGAATGGTGATTCGGCAAAtgggggttttttagtggtaaacgcgcaaacttgagtcttctgggggttaaattggacaaggttcaacctACCCCATTCCGctaccttctcgagagaggactcgatagaagacacaagtttctcccggcactggtcgacgatttcccgagagagacctgcatggcccgtgtatacggaatcaccagtgctatcgtctgcatagcaatgtatgttggaggtgtccaacatatcattgatatgcagaagaaacagcgtgggagatagcacacagccttggggcactccagcgttcatgggcttgggattcgagtaataaccgtcgacaacgacctgtatgctgcgcccagtgaggaagctggaggtccacttgcataagctctcaggaAGCCCAAAACTAATGTTGAATTGATCTAAGTGGAAGAAGGCAGAAAGAATCCATACCTATGTGGTATTGTCaagatgcatctactgtactcggTAGCTATTGtggtttttgttttaataaatttactcTTTTTTAACTTGTGTGAGACATGTTgtatgagtatttttttttaatttatggaaaagaagTTTTCTTCCATTCCTAGAAACCGCAGTGTGGAGTAACCCCACACATCCAGAAAGTGAGGATccgggctggcttgaagtattgccgtactctTCTTATGGCacccagcttctttgaagccaatttggcattgccttccaaatgaccgcggaattagcgatcactcgagattttgagacccaatATTCCCATAGTAGGCGAGGCGAGTGATACAACACATAGATTTTTTTACCGCGCACACTTGAGTATACTggaggttaaattggacaaggttgaATTTTACGACAGTCCGCGACCTTCTAAATAGAGGACTCGATACAAGACACGTTTAAGACGATTATTTCCGATAAATCAAGTGTCTACGATATTCTGTACACCAAATTTCATCTAAACCAGCTTAGCCGTTTGAGgatgtaaattttattatacagaTCAAAACGTGTAAAAATTGTGTACGTGACTTGTAATAAATCATTCTCGCTTTAAATACCTACCTAACTTTATTATCAAAACTGAAAGATTTATACATAACATTCGCCAGTCTCACTAAAGTCGCTGTGGCTCAATCGATCTCCACTAGGTTTGGGGTAGCGTGAGAGGCTAGATCGATCCTGCGTAGAAAggccacattttttttatttatttgtttgaatattataaagtacataaaTCAGTATGGATTGTGGCAAATGTTCTAAAAATATTTCCGATACCGAAGTTATTAAATGTATATCTTGTCTCACGTTGCTGCATTTCTTCTGCGCTGATTTATCAGAGcctgattttaaaagaatgcttcctatgaataaaaaaaagtggaAGTGCTCGATATGTAAGATTAAAAAGATTGCTGCGCCTGCTTTATCCATGTCGCCTAAATCAGGCTTGGCATCCTCATTAAACGTTGATACAGAGATCCTGACCAAATACATGGATTCAAAACTCGCAGACCTGAGGCAGCAGTGGCGAGACGACCTAAACGCGGCCATTTCGGAGGTGACGCGAAAGCTTAGTGACGATATACTCGCCCTTGAATCGCGTATGAGTCTATTTGAAGACAGACTTTCGCAAGCGGAAGATCGGATGGCCAGTATTGAATCCTCGCCCACCAATTTGTTAGAGGAGAATGCCACACTACGAACTCAGCTGGAAACGTTGACCTCAAAATTTGACGATCTGGATCAAGCCTCAAGGAGTTGTAAcgttgaaatacaaaatataccgGAAAAGAAAGGTGAAAATCTCGTTCAACTTTCGCTGGCGATTGGCAAATTGTTATGTGTCGATCTGAAAGATAGCGACATAAGGAGCATTCACCGTATTGCTCCCGGATTGGCAACGGACCGGCCAAAAAACATCATATTACAGCTGACAACTCGACGACAGCGAGATGAGCTGATTGCTGCAGCGCGGGCGCGGCGATCGCTGACGTCTGAACAATTATTTGGTGTATCTGTGACCCCTGGCAGTGGCTCCAGTTTTTTCATCGCTGAACACCtaactttgaaaaataaaatcatcttCAGCAAAGCTCGACAGATCGCAAAAGAGAAGGGCTACAAATACGTGTGGGTAAAAACAATAGTATCTTTGTCAGGAAAACGGACGAGTCAAAAGTTATACAACTGCGATCCGGAAACGATTTGGGTAAAATAGTATGACTAGTTAAAACTATGACTTTTCTCCAGTCTTTGTTATTAtcacttttatttgtttctttctttttgtatttgatCATTGCTGTTGGGGGCacgaagatttttattaatgagATTAATTACTCTTccatttttgtatttgatttTTGAAACTGTGGTGGCATGAAAAGTAAACTCGACGAATTAAGACATAATATTGCATTAAGCAGCTATGATATTATTGTATTGGTGGAGACCTGGTTGTTAGAGTCTTATTTTGATGGAGAGTGCACGGgcaattattcaatatttaggCGTGATAGAAATCTTTCAATATCCGGTAAAAAGGGGGCGGTGGGATCTTAGTACTAGTTAAGAACTCTATTAAGGCCATAAGGTTACCTGAATTTGAAGCACTAGATTTAGAggaaatatatattcatttgcCTTCCTTGTCAGATCTCTTGATAAACCCATGCTATTTTCCTCCTTCTACTCCCTCCACAGCATATAGctcgtattttcataaactTCATGATATTTATTCCATTGCGCgttttaataactatttaattacCGGTGATTTTAACTTACCTCAGCTTAACTGGACATCCGGTCCTGACGCCCTGTTAGAATCTGCTATTACAGAACAGTAAAAATTCTTCTGTACACTATGTCATACATGATCTTAGAACaatctaattatatatttaatgaaaacgaAAGGATTTTTGACCTAGTCCTGACCACTCTTCAAAATTCTACCGAATCCTCTGTTAATCCCTTGCTGAACGTTGTTCCCCATCACCCGGCCTTGGAAATATTTTGCCATATACAGAAATTAAATCCAATGCCCCATATTCGTACTCGCAAAAGAAATTTCTTTGAGGCAGACTATCAAACTATAAATACTGTAGTCAAACAGGTTGAATGGAAGTCACTCTTAACACCACTGCCATGCGATGAGGCTGTAAGTATGTTTTACACGGAAATAAACAATATCGTTGATACATACGTGCCCTTGATGAAGCCTAAATCACATAAATACCCCATTTGGTTCAGTAGAGGGTTAATACGCACTCTCAGACGAAAACAAAATCTGTGGGGTCGTTGGAAAACCTATAAAAACCCTCGTGATTATCAAGAGTTTTCTCTGTTAAGAGCGCGAGTGAAAATGTTTCTTAAGATATGTCATAATCGGTATATTGAATGTGTTGAAGATTCCCTAAAAAGCAACATTAAACATTTTTGGAAATATACTTCCTCGCTAAAGCAATCTAACTCAGGGTATCCACATATCATGAAGTACGGAAACACTTTGTCTAGTGACCCAAACGCCATTGTTGAAATGTTTTCGCAGTACTTTCAATCAGTTTTCGAGCCTTCAGCAAAGGAGGTTCTCTCTGATTCCAGTGCTGTTGGTGAGAGTATCGTCAATGACTCGCATGTTCTAATTAGTCACGTATGCATCTCCCAGGCGGAAATAAGCAGAGAACTGCGTACACTCGACCGCAATAAAGGCCCTGGACCAGATAATATCAGTCCAATATTTCTTAAACACACACACGAGTCAATTTGTGTGCcactagaaattatttttaacaagtgCCTGTCAACAGGCTGTTTCCCCAGACTCTGGAAATCGGCCTACATTACACCCATTTTTAAATCTGGAGCAAGAAATGACATAGAAAATTATCGTCCCATTTCTATCCTCTCTACAATTCCCAAAGTTCTAGAAAGGCTATTGCACCGTCATGTCCTCTCCagcttaaaaaaatgttattatttatcaaCAACACGGTTTTGTTGCCGGCAGATCAACTCTCACCAATCTTTCTCGTATTTACCAACTTCATTTTCACCGGCTTAGATTGTAAAACACAAATAGACACTATATACACAGACTTCCAGAAGGCTTTCGACAAGGTTGACCATGTATTACTCTTACAGAAGCTTTCTTTCAATGGCATTAAAGGTAACCTCTTGAGGTGGTTTGCGGCCTATCTGCAGGACCGCATTCAGTCGGTAATTGATAATGGATATCGTTCCTCTCCAGTTCGCGTGACATccggtgtaccgcagggctctattcttggacccttgcTCTTCACTATTTTTATCAATGACATATCTCAGTGCTTTTCACATTGTCATTACTTACTTTACGCTGATGATTTAAAGCTGTACAAAACAGTTACTTGTCCATCTGACGCTGTCCGTATTCAGGAGGATCTTAACAGACTTGATGCATACTGCACACGTAATAAACTATATTTGGCATACAAAAAGTGTAAACATATCGTGTTcaccagaaataaaaatattatcacgacTCATTTTCAGCTCGGCAATCAACAGCTGACGTCAGTTTCTACCATCAAAGATCTGGGTATTCATTTAGACTGCACACTAACCCTCGGCACCCATATAGACCATATTCTAAATAGCTCTCTTCGCATGCTAGGCTTTATTACACGTGTGTCCAAGCAATTTAAGGACAAGTGTACTTACACATATCTTTATAAGTCCCTCGTGCGACCCCAACTAGAATATACAAGCCCAATATGGAATCCTTTTTACTCGATCCACGAAAAAAGAGTCGAGACTGTTCAAAAAAAGTTCTTACGCACATTAAATTATCGTGTAAAAGGAAATCGAGCCCACTATAATGATTTGTTGCTTGAATACAACTTTCTTCAGCTATGTCAGCGCCGCACTATAACAGACTgtgtaactttaaagaaaatatgtactggtgagctgacatcttctgagctcctcagtctcgtaggctttcacgtcccagccaggtctctccgcacatgcattacttttgagctatcgtccccaagaacaaacattgggtttcgcgcgccattacacagaatgtgtaaatcttacaacaatagttttctcgacatcgacatattttcgtgctcctctgctgtgttcagacacagtttagaattaaaattaaaatcgttcttatcgttgccccaagtttagttttaattaatttcatttgtctacatcttttaaattagttacttctgtgaatgtttgcgttttgtgactgtatacctttgatttttctttttgttattattgtatttgtgaaacatgtgttaggacgcatctacatttatattttgtatctctttcctatattgttcagttcttgtgatgtgtttgttatgtttccttgtaataataaataaataaataaatagatagcttacttaccagcgatataccacgcaaaataggcgcgctgtagtcgtcgagttgcggataatagcccgtgataacctataacctataacctataccagcgatataaagtttgtatggaaattgcaattcatgcgtcccaatataaggcgataagaatgacttatcgggctTAATGGgaaagcttcagattattgacaggtaattactgacagtagaaggtagtattttatctctatctgtagatagtatgttgggaacggccgttaatgaacattttaaatatacgTACCTGGATAATAAAAGTAGGTACGTATGATAGTAGAGTTCGAATTAACAATACTCACAGcgcattattttttttcctattttcataataattcttCAACATCTGGTATCATTACGCACATACACTACAAAGTGACAGATGTATCGCGTGTGTAGACGTAGCGATAATACACACATAAATTCTTCATAAATTAATAAGCCCAGCCTCACCGGTCTATTGTcataggctctatctagacgtgtaaataaattattgtcatttagtttttaataaaaaaaaatgcctttatgGTACACCTCCACCAATGCCTTTTTGTCCCCATTGATATTTAGGTAATTGTGATAAGAATCATCTTGCTTAAAAATGCAAATGGctgaaaataagataaaaactCTTTACAAACGGTTTTGATCATAAACTTACAGTAGGTATGCTAGCATATAGAAAAAGTATGCTACGGAGAAGAAAATCTCAACgtagatacagcaagatagaaaatgaAATGAACTATATTGTTACTGTTACCAAGTTTGATTGATAAGTCGTGTGTTTTTAAGACATacaagatattaaaattaaaatacggtgagttatttaatttattaaatatatatatatatatataattatatatatatatatttattatgtctgAAGCtaaagcctaatatcaatgtcgtaagattaaaaaagaaagcggcgggaaacatgtcttgttttttcgtgcgtttattaatttcttcaaatttgctaaaattgttaaaaatgtccatgttataccactgttttatttccttgcAATCGAAATGAAAGGCAGAGTTTATAGCTCgtccacaaaaatatttatccGCGACATTTCTACCAGCCCTTACCTTTGGCTCGGGCTGCTTAAAGTTTCGGATAAAAtcgttcgttttgtgcactcgttgtaaaatctactattatatttcttttttaagttattagtaTACTTCAACATGAAAAGTGATTGAATTCTTTGGGACTTTAATTTCCACTTATAACAACTGAATGTATTATAAATCCATGTTTTATCTGTTTTTAAAATCCCGGCTGACCCGGATCCGTTCGTACTCATGCGCTTAACtgaacttaaattaaataaataaaagataagtTTGTTAGCCCTACCCACGACGGGATAGTTTTACTTGCGCTATTTTTAAGTATCAGAACTCAAAAatgcttccatgttttatatgcCTTCACTGTATGCAAGTTATATTGCAGCAAAATAGGATGACTATATTTGGGGAAAAATTATATCCAATCTGGGGAAAATCACATTTACAATCTTGAGACCTAAACATCTCTTTTGACATGACAAGAGTCTTGTCTCCGtgccattaaataaaaaaaacagctcTTGACTCTTCTCTTGTGTTGCTTTTGTAAATGTAATTTGTTCCTCATTGAGCAAAATCAAatcaatgtattaaaaaaaacaaattgaatcACAGCTATTATTCTATTTAAGTGAATCAGAACTCAGAAGATTTATTCCTAGAAATACGGGAGTGAATGCTTTGAATAGACGATATTATAGTGAGGGTTCGTGAATAAATGTTGTTTTCTTGATTTGCAATGAACAAACTCGAAAATATGAAGTTCGTAAATAGACTTGATGCCTGAACcgagtataaaaataacattgggTTGTAGGACGGACGTCTCTACATAATACCCTAATTTAAACATACTTTTATCATGTCTTTGAAGAGTTTCTTCatttttattgcaattattGTTTTGGGTAAgtgcttaaattttttatatgcaGTGTTACTTTTTGGGCTGTAAGAAGTTGAAAAGAATACTGCGGCTTCTAGCTACGTTTTAAccgtatatttaaaaatacaaataagttattaattaaattaatatgaataaatgatgccaaatctaaataataaagtaattattgtATGATACTTCTTAGTATATCAAAGtttatttaaagatttattaaaacttGATATGTTTAGCTTACAAATAATATGAAGTCTTTACCTAGCCATTAAGACTAATTGAATGCGAATGTTTGCTTCCGAGATATAgcttgtatatatgtatgtgtattgtattatattaatcttaCTGTAGCATCCATGGACCAGCGTAAGTTGGCCTAGagcctataattttttttaacttttataacttAAAGTCTCTGGGATGGGTATGTGTGGTACATTAACTGGAAGTAATCTTCTTGTATCTGTCATATCCCTAATAATTTGCACTGCCAAAACCATGATGTTTCAATAATTAAGATAAATGTAATACTACTATTAAAAGCTTGGATGTCTAAAGATGAAGGAATGTGTTAAAAGTACTTACAATTTTATGAGGATACCAAATGctattaaatttaatcaaaagcCATCAaccaacattttatttaattaattttttaataaaatttataaatatcatgAACAGATGGATGTGAAATGATAATTTGTATACAATAGCAGTGTCTTAGAGTGATAACTAATCACATTATCTTCATATCATTATATGATGATATGATAtgtgaaatttattataattgttttattttaggcATTGATGGTGCTTTACCAACTGATCATCAACTTCCACCCCGCCCGAAAGGAGGAGGGGTAACCACTCAGTTTTGTGAGTTCTACAACAACACACTCCCAGAGCCATGCGACAAAAGTAAAAATGATACATGTGTGCCAAATGTAGTAAAAGAAGAATGTCAAGCATTAGAGGTAGATAAAAGCAATCACTGCTTTACTCTGTGGCAGTatgataatataacaaatactGCAATAGTCATGTTCAAAGGATGCTTCCTTGACACTGTTGCATGCAATGACAGAGCTTCAAACTGCCGTCTGCATAATATGAAATTACCTCTTCTTCATTGCTGTTGTGAGGGAGATATGTGCAATGAAAATTCAACATTCCCAGGCCTTGAAGCAAGTCTGTC
This portion of the Leptidea sinapis chromosome 32, ilLepSina1.1, whole genome shotgun sequence genome encodes:
- the LOC126974347 gene encoding DNA primase large subunit-like — translated: MSVFYLYPAKGHLQVHMLEIIVLKRLEHLNGILRNCDIEYNEYTIDGSIYDNIGHFMLCAAALLEQNDELFTFILETEIALFQSRISLLSAYDLRRFAKKLLKYIRKTDIDLDFLKPLQVLCQHLNLRQITQHICADCNAKCSTYNFRIKFKFCLDFVAKRQVEIKNGYAVISCSIWKDYLYNLFSFNLKNRLFKTRLKSIQWDPRINELSKKIKNMVACKNICEKNMVLSNEIDNLSVYFPPCMLNLHQQLRTHHRLSHQHRFNYSLFLKDIGMPIDEAVKFWKTEYLNMPNSHSCCHDWNTNEKKYVYGIRHMYGLEGSKRNYTSRNCQVLQNLENSCSEGGCPFKCFSDEKMQQLLKLNKSDTSLSQIKDLRKMEEYAKACQVFLKRNSDSDEDK